The following coding sequences lie in one Rutidosis leptorrhynchoides isolate AG116_Rl617_1_P2 chromosome 4, CSIRO_AGI_Rlap_v1, whole genome shotgun sequence genomic window:
- the LOC139844600 gene encoding ATP-dependent Clp protease proteolytic subunit 5, chloroplastic-like, giving the protein MSQSCVPSLRFNTLVFSSTKNPNSISEHTFTPLRSRNVAKLRSNKKTVGTTTSVKAVYSSDYSTLDKSSRQGLWSIREDVQVPSSPYFPTYAQGQGPPPMMQERFQSVISQLFQYRIIRCGGAVDDDMANIIVAQLLYLDAVDPNKDIVMYVNSPGGSVTAGMAIFDTMKHIRPDVSTVCVGLAASMGAFLLGAGTKGKRFSLPNSRIMIHQPLGGAQGGQTDLDIQANEMLHHKANLNGYLAYHTGQSLDRINQDTDRDYFMSAKEAKEYGLIDGVIMNPLKALQPLPAA; this is encoded by the exons ATGTCTCAATCATGCGTTCCGTCACTGAGATTTAATACCCTCGTTTTCTCGTCTACAAAAAACCCTAATTCCATTTCCGAACACACCTTCACCCCCCTTCGTTCCAG GAACGTAGCTAAATTGAGAAGCAACAAGAAAACTGTAGGGACTACTACTTCAGTGAAAGCCGTCTATTCGAGTGATTATTCAACACTTGACAAGAGTTCGAGGCAGGGATTATGGTCTATTAG GGAGGATGTGCAAGTTCCATCATCACCTTACTTTCCTACATATGCACAAGGTCAAGGACCGCCTCCAATGATGCAAGAACGGTTTCAAAGTGTTATCAGTCAGCTTTTTCAATAT AGAATAATACGTTGTGGTGGTGCGGTTGATGATGATATGGCAAACATTATAGTTGCTCAGCTTTTATATCTTGATGCTGTTGATCCTAACAAG GATATTGTGATGTATGTGAACTCTCCTGGTGGTTCAGTCACTGCTG GTATGGCTATTTTTGACACCATGAAGCATATTCGACCTGATGTTTCCACCGTATGCGTTGGACTTGCTGCTAG TATGGGTGCCTTTCTGCTTGGTGCTGGCACAAAAG GTAAAAGATTTAGTCTTCCAAATTCAAGGATAATGATTCATCAACCTCTTGGTGGAGCCCAAGGTGGTCAAACCGATTTAGATATTCAG GCTAATGAAATGTTGCATCATAAAGCGAATTTGAATGGATATTTGGCATACCACACAGGTCAAAGCCTTGACCGAATCAACCAAGACACTGACCGTGATTATTTCATGAGCGCTAAAGAAGCCAAAGAATACGGGCTTATAGATGGTGTTATAATGAATCCTCTTAAAGCTCTCCAACCGCTACCAGCCGCCTAG
- the LOC139844598 gene encoding uncharacterized protein, translating into MTNTCIASLRCIRHKPAPVHPFKRKKFQIHLFRPLHNVAPLTSLVYRSRPLNLTLKSQLSPSDTPAQRSDDWFALRRDKLTTSTFSTALGFWKGKRRYELWQEKVFPLDTESVIAPVAMRAMEWGVNNEEKAIENYKRITGREVSSLGFATHSDDKFDWIGASPDGLLGSGQNLGILEVKCPYNKGKPELALPWTNMPYYYMPQVQGQMEVMDRDWVDLYCWTLNGSTIFRVFRDREYWMLIHGILREFWWENVVPAREALAMGSQDEVRKYEPTSTHKQTGLSIRKSMELASGSKLLCRDIAGHVELFS; encoded by the exons ATGACCAATACCTGCATTGCTAGTCTCCGGTGTATTCGCCATAAACCAGCGCCAGTTCACCCTTTTAAAAGAAAAAAGTTTCAAATTCACCTTTTTAGACCATTGCATAATGTTGCTCCGTTGACATCACTTGTTTACCGCTCTCGACCATTGAATTTGACTCTGAAAAGTCAACTCTCTCCGTCAGATACCCCCGCCCAACGCTCTGACGATTGGTTTGCACTTAGACGAGACAAATTGACTACTAGCACGTTTAGTACCGCCCTCGGGTTTTGGAAAGGAAAACGTAGGTACGAACTTTGGCAAGAAAAAGTGTTCCCGTTAGATACGGAATCCGTGATTGCACCCGTTGCAATGCGGGCCATGGAATGGGGTGTGAATAATGAAGAAAAAGCCATCGAGAATTACAAAAGGATAACGGGTCGTGAAGTGAGTTCGTTAGGGTTTGCAACCCATTCGGACGATAAATTTGATTGGATTGGTGCATCTCCAGATGGGCTTCTTGGGTCGGGTCAAAATTTAGGGATTCTTGAAGTGAAGTGTCCGTATAATAAAGGGAAGCCCGAATTAGCTCTACCATGGACTAATATGCCGTATTATTATATGCCTCAAGTTCAGGGTCAAATGGAAGTTATGGATAGAGATTGGGTTGATTTATATTGTTGGACATTGAACGGGAGCACGATATTTCGTGTTTTTAGAGATCGAGAATATTGGATGTTGATTCATGGGATTTTACGGGAATTTTGGTGGGAAAATGTGGTCCCTGCTAGAGAAGCTTTGGCGATGGGAAGTCAAGACGAAGTTAGGAAATATGAACCAACGTCAACACATAAACAAACGGGATTATCGATCCGAAAGAGTATGGAATTGGCAAGCGGGTCAAAGCTTCTATGTCGAGATATTGCAGGGCATGTTGAATTATTCAG TTAA
- the LOC139844599 gene encoding F-box protein SKIP14-like, whose protein sequence is MALNYSQRPIFSVHTSEDNLVSQLRMEKGGESYVRIGSPESVSKDVTDMLPSDPFGMDIDISTTLTAFTGWIGDLELGYGDYEYMGNNKEDYGLSDGFNIFWNSAMTFQSFPTNLVHHNYYNKGKNGGSGSVIVIKGDESVNGYATCPDVIGGEPHQAFVLALSYLGIKDLLVVERVCKSLCYTIRNDSLLWRNIVIKHPLNERITDDVLVQLANRAEGNLQCLSLIKCPKITDDGLRRVLENNPKLTKLFIPGCTRLSIDGILDSLKAFTLSTQTGGIKYIRTGGFYGITLDHFEMLKNLLGIQKSDDSPHYYHRANSYLLTDDDDRAIDVEVCPRCQNLRLVYDCPVYGCQPKDQCSACIICIPRCARCGRCVHNIEYEEMFSLEYLCSECLKQLPKCQQPHEIPVGTCRDPSVTTCVIG, encoded by the exons ATGGCTTTGAATTATTCTCAACGTCCGATTTTTTCGGTTCATACTTCGGAAGACAATCTGGTATCACAGTTGAGGATGGAGAAAGGGGGTGAGAGTTATGTTAGGATTGGATCACCTGAATCTGTGTCGAAAGACGTTACCGATATGTTGCCATCCGACCCGTTTGGAATGGATATTGATATCAGTACTACATTGACAGCGTTTACAGGATGGATTGGTGATTTAGAATTAGGTTATGGTGATTATGAATATATGGGGAACAATAAAGAAGATTATGGATTATCTGATGGTTTTAATATCTTTTGGAACAGTGCTATGACGTTTCAATCGTTTCCTACGAATTTGGTGCATCATAATTACTACAATAAGGGTAAAAATGGTGGAAGTGgaagtgttattgttattaaaggTGATGAATCTGTAAATGGTTATGCTACTTGTCCTGATGTAATTGGCGGTGAGCCTCACCAGGCTTTCGTTCTTGCTCTTAGTTATCTAGGAATTAAAGATCTGCTAGTGGTGGAGCGTGTTTGTAAATCCTTGTGTTATACTATTCGCAATGATTCCCTTTTATGGAGGAACATTGTAATCAAACATCCGTTGAATGAGAGGATCACTGATGATGTTCTTGTTCAATTAGCTAATCGGGCTGAAGGTAATCTCCAGTGTTTGAGCTTAATTAAATGTCCAAAGATTACAGATGATGGTTTGAGACGTGTACTTGAAAATAATCCAAAATTGACCAAG TTGTTCATTCCTGGATGTACAAGACTCAGTATTGATGGTATTTTGGATAGCTTAAAGGCTTTTACTTTAAGTACACAAACTGGTGGTATCAAGTATATAAGAACCGGTGGGTTCTACGGCATAACACTCGATCACTTTGAAATGTTGAAGAATTTGTTGGGCATTCAGAAAAGTGATGACAGTCCGCATTATTATCATCGGGCAAACTCGTATTTGTTAACTGATGATGATGATCGGGCTATAGATGTTGAAGTATGCCCTAGATGCCAGAATTTGAGGCTTGTTTATGACTGTCCTGTTTATGGTTGTCAACCAAAAGATCAATGCAGTGCCTGCATAATCTGCATACCTCGTTGTGCTAGATGCGGGCGGTGTGTACATAACATTGAGTATGAAGAAATGTTCTCGTTGGAGTATCTTTGTTCAGAATGTTTGAAACAGTTGCCGAAGTGTCAACAGCCACACGAAATCCCAGTTGGTACTTGTAGGGACCCGAGTGTCACCACTTGTGTTATTGGCTAA